From a region of the Danio aesculapii chromosome 4, fDanAes4.1, whole genome shotgun sequence genome:
- the LOC130222316 gene encoding gastrula zinc finger protein XlCGF57.1-like isoform X2, with translation MAFIKEESEDVKIEETFRVKQEDLQEQTDLIKDYEESKEEEQHVKIEDKTHLETDGILKVRDKSCFTCTQCGKSLASKSKLKIHMMIHTGEKPFTCTQCEKSFSQSSSLNKHMRIHTGEKPFTCTQCGKSFSQSSSLNQHMVIHTGEKPFTCTQCGKSFSQSSSLNQHMMIHTGEKPFTCTQCGKSFSKSSHLNQHMMIHTGEKPFTCTHCGKSFSKSSHLNQHMMIHTGEKPFTCTHCGKSFSKSSHLNQHMMIHTGEKPFTCTQCGKSFIHSSHLNQHMMIHTGEKPFTCPQCGKSFSKSSHLNQHMMIHTGEKPFTCTQCGKSFIHSSHLNQHMIIHTGEKPFTCNQCGKSFSLSSTLYRHMKIHTREKPFTCTQCGKSFSQSSHLNKHMKIHTGVREYMCLECKKTFITAAELKRHNRIHTREKPYKCSQCSKRFTHSRTLKTHERIHTGEKP, from the coding sequence acctaattaaaGACTATGAggagagtaaagaggaggaacagcatgtcaaaattgaggacaaAACTCATTTagagactgatggtattttaaaAGTGAGAGACAAGAGTTGTtttacctgcactcagtgtggaaagagtttagcaagcaaaagcaaacttaagattcacatgatgatccacacaggagagaaaccattcacatgcacccagtgtgagaagagtttcagccaatcatcatcccttaataaacacatgaggatccacactggagagaaaccattcacatgcactcagtgtggaaagagtttcagccaatcatcatcccttaatcaacacatggtgatccacactggagagaaaccattcacatgcactcagtgtgggaagagtttcagccaatcatcatcccttaatcaacacatgatgatccacaccggagagaaaccattcacttgtactcagtgtgggaagagtttcagcaaatcatcacaccttaatcaacacatgatgatccacactggagagaaaccattcacatgcactcattgtgggaagagtttcagcaaatcatcacaccttaatcaacacatgatgatccacactggagagaaaccattcacatgcactcattgtgggaagagtttcagcaaatcatcacaccttaatcaacacatgatgatccacaccggagagaaaccattcacatgcactcagtgtgggaagagtttcatccactcatcacaccttaatcaacacatgatgatccacactggagagaaaccattcacatgccctcagtgtgggaagagtttcagcaaatcatcacaccttaatcaacacatgatgatccacaccggagagaaaccattcacatgcactcagtgtgggaagagtttcatccactcatcacaccttaatcaacacatgattatccacactggagagaaaccattcacatgcaaccagtgtgggaagagtttcagcttaTCATCAACACTTTAcagacacatgaagatccacaccagagaaaaaccattcacatgcactcagtgtgggaagagttttagccaatcatcacaccttaataaacacatgaagatccacactggtgtgagagagtatatgtgcttggagtgtaagaagacttttattacagcggCAGAATTGAAACGGCACAACAGGATTCACACTAGAGAAAAACCGTACAAGTGCTCACAGTGCAGTAAGAGGTTTACTCACTCAAGaaccctgaaaacacatgagaggattcacactggagagaaaccctag